One Misgurnus anguillicaudatus chromosome 19, ASM2758022v2, whole genome shotgun sequence genomic region harbors:
- the coa3b gene encoding cytochrome C oxidase assembly factor 3b, with amino-acid sequence MEDKSTATSKPLTVAQKQLIKRQMELEHWTKHSKQLRKRNVFTGLAIGAFVVGLFSYTILSVKQERIMDEIDDEAKIFITKGPRTGANS; translated from the exons ATGGAGGACAAGAGTACAGCGACATCAAAACCTCTCACGGTTGCTCAAAAACAGCTCATCAAAAGACAGATGGAGCTCGAACATTGGACTAAACACTCAAAGCAACTGCGAAAACGTAATGTGTTTACAGGACTTGCGATCGGAGCTTTTGTGGTGGGTTTGT TCAGCTACACTATTCTCTCAGTGAAGCAGGAGAGGATCATGGATGAAATTGATGATGAGGCAAAGATCTTCATCACGAAAGGGCCCCGGACAGGGGCCAACTCATAG